The proteins below are encoded in one region of Hordeum vulgare subsp. vulgare chromosome 3H, MorexV3_pseudomolecules_assembly, whole genome shotgun sequence:
- the LOC123443573 gene encoding putative L-cysteine desulfhydrase 1 gives MASIPSDEVSKNGHGNGNGPSPPRAKRPRAAFISAAQIRDEFAHHDPAVARVNNGSFGCCPASVLEAQARWQRLFLAQPDAFYFDGLQPGLRRSRAAVAALVNAGDVSEISLVDNATTAAAIVLQHAAWSFAEGHFARGDAVLMLHYAYGAVKKSIQAYVARAGATVVEQETLA, from the coding sequence ATGGCGTCGATCCCGTCTGATGAGGTCTCCAAGAACGGTCACGGCAACGGAAACGGCCCATCGCCGCCGCGCGCGAAGCGCCCTCGCGCAGCGTTCATCTCGGCCGCCCAGATCCGCGACGAGTTCGCGCACCACGACCCCGCAGTTGCCCGCGTCAACAACGGCAGCTTCGGCTGCTGCCCGGCCTCCGTGCTCGAAGCGCAGGCCCGCTGGCAGCGCCTCTTCCTCGCTCAGCCCGACGCCTTCTACTTCGACGGCCTTCAGCCGGGGCTCCGCCGTTCCCGCGCAGCCGTCGCGGCCCTTGTCAACGCTGGGGACGTGTCCGAGATTTCCCTCGTAGACAACGCTACCACCGCTGCTGCAATCGTGCTGCAGCATGCCGCCTGGAGCTTTGCCGAGGGGCACTTCGCTCGGGGCGACGCTGTGCTCATGCTCCATTACGCCTATGGAGCAGTCAAGAAATCTATCCAGGCCTACGTTGCTCGCGCGGGCGCCACTGTCGTCGAG